The genomic stretch TCCAGGTAAGGGGGACTCTGGGGATTCCGGTGCATCGGGGAGCAAGCCACAGGATTCAAGGGCAGACTGACAGCATTCCATCCGTTCGAGCAGTACTTTTGGTTTGGGACACATGGGTCTGACATGTGCAGCTGTGCGTGTGACTATTACACTAGGGTTATAATGGCAATGACTGGGTCAGTTAAGACTGGAGTTAAGCAGAGCATGGTGGCCCATACTGCTTGGAGCCTAAAGAAGGACTCAAGGTCAGCATTGAGaccctgaaaacaaacaaacaaacaaacaaacaaacaacagggcTGGGATGAcacagttggtagaatgcttgcccaaCATGCAAAACACCCTAGGATTGCCCCCCAGCAGTGAGTAAACAAGCTATGGTTGATATAACTTGCCTGTAACTACagcaggtagagacaggaagatcagaagccCAAGCCAATTTCAAAATTTTAGGGCTGGGGGTACGGCTCAATGGTGGAGCACCAGCCTAGAATCCCCAGTTAGGGGCTGGGGGAGTGGCTCAGCAGAACCTCGGCATTCACTGTGCCTTCTGTGACACACAGGTGCACAGGGCCATAAATTTCATCTCCTTGTTTTCTGGCTACTGTGTAAGTCTTAATGTATCCCACCAGCTGGTTCCCCAGGGAACCCACGTGGCTTTCCAGCTGGTGGGAAGAGTGATCAGGGTCCTTCATTTACTTCCTGTTGTTCCATACCTCAACATCTCTGTCACTCATCATCCCAGAAACTCATCGAGGCTGTGGACAAACTGCTGGAAATGCCCATGGATATAGGGACTCAAACCCAACAAGTTGCCACCCAGTTGCTCTCGAACCTGGAGCAAAGCCTTCGGACCTTGGCCCAGTTCTTACCCAAAGGCCCTTTCACCTACAAGTCCCCTTCAAACACTGGTAAGCCTTCTTCCTGCCCCACCTCCAGGCACCATCCTTGGTTTCCCCAATCATGTCCCTGTCTTTTCAGAACTGGCCCTGATGGTCAAGGAGCAAGACAACAAAGATGTTACCACAGTGCACCACAGCCAAGCTTGGATGCAGCTGGACTGGGCTGTGACAGCTGGAGCCAAAAGCTCAGAAAATGGTAGGGGCCAGGGAGGGCACCTGCCAGGGAAACCAGGGTGAGGTCTGGAGTGTAGGACAGGTAGACACCAGCCCATTGGGAGGACAGGAATCAAGCCTGCATGTCTGCCCCCAGGCTACTCAGTGGCGGGCATCCTGTCCAGTCCAAACATACAAAAGCTGCTGGCCAACACCTCCTTGAACCTGGAGCAGAAGAGGGACACCTTGGAAGACCTCTATGGAAGCCCGGTTCAGAGCGTCACACTTACGTTCCTCTCGAACATCAACGCCATCTTTCTGACCAACACAGACACTGAGAAGCTCGCCTCAGATGTCACGTTCAAGTTCAACCTAACTTCTGTGAGTCCtcgaacggggggggggggagggaaagggagaggatgcTCTGTGGCTCACCCCCTAGCCAAAGTCagtgtctctgtgagtttgaggccagtatggTCTACAGAGAATTTCAGGATAGAGCTCTATAGAGACCCTATCccaaaaaatagcaaaaaacaaaactaaaatagataaataaataaataaaatgggagcTGGGTCTTGTGGCGTAGGCAACCGCTGGAAGGCAGGAGACGCAGTGTTAAAATCTCGCCTGAACTAGAGTGAAGGGAAGGCAACCTGGGCAACTTGGCCAGACCCTATCATCAGAATCAGTGCTGTAGTTGATTGGCATCCAGAAAGTCCCTGGGTTCAGCCCTTAGCAGTGCTGAATTCAATGAACGAATggatgaatgaacgaacgaacggacgaatgaatgaatgaatgaatggatggatgaacgAACGGACGaacaaacgaacgaacgaacgaacgaacgaacgaatgaatgaatgaatgaatgaatgaatggatgaacgAACAGATAAGTTACTGGCATGCAAGGCCAGTAGATGATTCAATGATAGAATGCTTACCTGTTAGGGTAAGGTTACAGGGTTTGGTCCTCAGTATCATAAAACGTTTAAAaacatctggagagatggctcacagttaagagcgctgactgctcttccagaggtcctgagttcaaatcccagcaacaacatggtggctcacaaccatctgtaatgggatccaatgccctcctctggttgTTCTGAAGACAACTAGagtgtattcacataaataaaacaagtaaatcttttttaaaaatgtattcctgGTCtgacaagatgactcagtggacaaAGGTGTTTTTCACCAAACCTCAGTTTAATTCCCAGCCTGAGTTGGAACTTACAAGGTAGACGAAAACCAGTTCTCATGAATTTCCCTTTGCCCTCCTTATTCATTAGTCCAAGGGCAGCCCCCACCAATGTAGGTTTTTAAAATGACGTGTTCTGGTGTTtacctgcatttatgtctgtgcactacatgtatgcctagttccgtgggggccagaaGACATCctattccctggaactggaattagacAGTCGTGGGTagggtgagccaccatgtggctgctgggaattgaacctgggtcctttggaccagccagtgctctcaaccgctgagacatttctccagctcttGGACCTCCGTCTACGTCTGTATatgagacaatgtctcactgtgtgtttctggctgacctggaactcagagatccgcgtATGTCTGCTgtaagtgcttggattaaaagtATATGCCACATCTAGCTATATTCATGTTAATTTTCAGTTAGAAATTAATCTAGGCTGGTGATATAGCTCTGGTGATATTGGTGCAATATTTGTCTAACATGCATGAAGGCCTGGATTCAACGTCTAAAATATCTAACTGTAGTCCCAACTCAGGAAGTAGGAGGAGAAAAAAGTTGGCctcggggttggagatttagctcagtggtagagcacttgcctagcaagcacaaggccctgggttcgatccccagctccaaaaaaaaagaaaagaaaagaaaagaaaaagttggctTCATCCTCAGCCACAGAGAGTTTGAGGGCAACCTGGAGTACTATATACATCTAGTCCGAGGACATCTAACaaaccttgtttttgtttttaaattacaatCTGTAGGTAACCATTCCCACTGGCTCTTTTAATTTCCTTGGCATTTATACTGCTTGTGATTTGTTTCAACTCAAGGCAGGGACTGCTGTCCTGTTCTTCCATTGCTGGCTCCCCACGCTCTCTGAGCACAAAGTAGATGATATATTTATGTAGCTAAAAACAAGATTCTCTGTTCACCCCAGACCCTGACCCTGAGTGTGCTGGAGTGCGCTGGACACCCTAACCACCTGTCTGTCCCGTAGGTGAAGTCACTTAAGGCACGTGAAGAACTGATGTGTGCCTACTGGAAAAGCCATGACAATGGGAGTGGGTCCTGGGCCACTGACGGCTGCTCAATGAATGACACTGGCTTCTGCCACTGCAACCACCTGACCAGCTTTGCTGTCCTAATGGCTCAGTACCACGTGCAGGTAAGAGTAAGCGCTGGACCCACAGGTAGCCActcaagggtttttgttttttttttttttttttttttttgttcttttttttcagagctggggaccgaacccagggccttgcgcttcctaggtaagcgctctaccactgagctaaatccccagccccttcaaggGGGTTTTTTAAGCAGTCCCCTTTGGATGGCCCCACGCCCTGCTTCTTACTTCCTCCCCTGGGATCCTCTTATGACCCAGCAGATGATGGATTCAGGCCTCCTAGAAACACCAGTCCGGGCAGATAAGTTGGGTCAGTGAGTAAGGCAGGCAGCCTAATAATCTGAGCCCCGTCTCCAGAAAACACAGTGGGAACAGATACTGCCCCCCCCCAAACCCCACAAATATGTaagtgtaactttttttttttccggagctggggaccgaacccagggccttgcactcgctaggcaagcgctctaccgctgagctaaatccccaaccccatgtaagtgtaactttaaaaaaatgtgtagaaTGTCCCAGGCAGTGTAGCTTTCTGAACATGGCCATAACCTGGGCCACACGGTCAGCTTGAATTAGTCAGTTGGCCCTGTGGTCCAAGGCAGGATGTAGGATCTTTGACTTTTCACATAGGAGAGGCCCATCTGGGGTTCTGAGTGTAGGGAAAAAGGAGCACCCCGCTTGGAGGGGTGTGAGGGACATCACCCGTCCTGGTTGCCTGCCCCTAGGACCCAAGGCTGGAACTGATCACCAAGGTGGGGTTGCTGCTGTCCCTGGTCTGCCTGCTGCTCTGTATCCTGACCTTCCTGCTGGTGAAGCCCATCCAGAGTTCTCGAACCATGGTGCACCTGCACCTGTGCATCTGCCTTTTCCTGGGCTCAGTCATCTTCCTGGTTGGTGTTGAGAATGAAGGGGGCGAGgtaggttcctgtcctgacctcacCAGAGCATGGGGTCAAGTCCTAGGGGTAAGGTAGCCTGGTGTCAGGCCTGGGGCTCAGTGTGGAACCGGAACCTGATGGAGCCCAGCTGCTGGGATATGAGGCGGTGGAGCCCAGTGgtcctgcctggctctgcctctccctAACTTTCGGTACCCACAGGTGGGTCTGCGCTGCCGCCTGGTGGCTATGCTGCTGCATTTCTGCTTCCTGGCCGCCTTCTGCTGGATGGCCCTGGAGGGTGTGGAGCTCTACTTCCTGGTGGTGCGTGTGTTCCAGGGCCAAGGCCTGAGCACGTGGCACCGCTGTCTGGTTGGCTATGGGGTGCCCCTCCTCATCGTGGCCATCTCGGCAGCTGCCAGAATGGACGGCTATGGGCATGCGACCTAGTGAGTATACTGATGTAAGGCccaggctgggctggggctgaCGCTGAGCTAGGGCACTGAGACACTCTCTACTCTGGCAGCTGCTGGTTGGACTTCAGGAAGCAGGGCTTTCTCTGGAGCTTTTCGGGCCCTGTGGCCTTCATCATTTTCGTAAGTATTCTCTGGGTACTGGAGGCCTGAGCAGGAAGATTGCTAACTACTTGCAGCCCTATAACCTGAAAGCCATGTTCCCCACCAGTGCAATGCTGCCATTTTTGTGATCACTGTCTGGAAGCTCACCAAGAAGTTTTCTGAAATCAACCCAAACATGAAGAAATTAAGGAAGGCGAGGTGAGAAGGGTAGGGAGGGGGCTTTGAGCAGAGCCAAAGGCTAGGGCTGAGCAGGTCGTTTGGTGGGCTGGGGACCAGGATGTTAGCTGCAACTGTCCACCCCTACAGAGTGCTGACCATCACAGCCATTGCCCAGCTCCTCGTGCTGGGCTGCACCTGGGGCTTCGGCCTGTTCCTCTTCAACCCTCATAGCACATGGCTGTCCTACATCTTTACCCTGCTCAACTGCCTGCAGGGCCTTTTCCTCTATGTGACGCTCTGCCTGCTCAACAAAAAGGTAGGCTGACCAGAGCTGGCTCCAGGAAGAGCCCGGGGTGGGAGGAGGCAGGGCCAGGCCCGAGTCCCAAGCCCAGCTCCCCATAACCTGGTGCCTTGGGCTCACAGGTGAGGGAAGAGTACTGGAAATGGGCCTGCATGGTCACCGGGAACAAGTACACAGAGTTCACCTCTTCCACAACAGGCACTGGCACCAGTCAAACACGGGTAAGGGGCTGGCCTGCAGTAGGACTGGGAGGGTGTGCCTGGCTGAGCTCAACCTCAAGGGCCTCCTTCCTCTGCAGACCCTCAGGCCCTCAGAATCGGGGATGTGAAGGCAAGTTCCATGTAGGACAGCAGCACATATTCAAGGCCGCCATTTTGCCTTCTGTTCCCGCCACCCTCCCGCCTTTGGCCCCACTTCAGATAAAGGAAGGGATGTAAACCCAGCAGTGAGCCCTGCAAGAGGGCAAGGGGCCACAGCTCCTGCTTCTGGTTGCCTCTCTGCCTCACCGTGACAGCTATTGCCTACCAGAGAAACAAAGCCAGACAGCCCAGACCTGCAGCCCACTGCCTGGTACATGGGGCAGGCAGTCCTGCGACAAAAGCGAAGATCCCTTGAAACCTGGGCTCTTGGCCAGGGTGCTGGGTTCAGTTTCTTTAAGCTAAGACTGACAAGGCCATGTTGGCCACTGAGGACCTGCCTGCTACTGAGGCTCACGGTACAGAGGCCTGGCTGCCCCACATCCAGGGCAGAGGGTCTCCCAGTTAAAAGACTAggttttgtaaatttttttaacaTGTAAACCTTTCAATGTTGATACACAAAATTAAATCTCCTGATAAAAAAGATGGCATGCTTGCTGGTGGAGAGGTTGGCCGACTTGAGATGTTGTCTCACTCCATGAGATATTGGCGAAAAGAAAGATGGGGCTGGAGCCAGGTATTCACAATAAAAGTTTATTCTTAACATAGCTAAAGCTTTGGAACAATAAAAAGAGAGGCCGCCGATTGCCACCTAGGAGGAGGATCTGAAGCAGCAGGAGAGAAAGCCATGTGCCTGGCTACACACATGGTTACCGGCTCTGCTCAACTGTAAAGACAAGAAAGTCGCAGTTAGGACAGCTAGAGGTTTGCTCCTGAAACCCAGCAACTCTTCCCAGAGTGGCCCCAGGCACTCACTGTATGTGGAGATATCTATTTCTTCTGGAAGCTCAGCCACATTCACTTCAAACCGGTCCTGAACGTCATTAAGGATTTTGGCATCATTCTCATCTGACACAAAAGTGACTGCCAGACCCTTGGTACCAAAGCGACCAGCACGAGCCACCTGCAGAGATGGTGTCAGAAGACAGGTACTCCTTAGGATCTGAGGAGGAGTGAGGGAGACCCTGAGCCCACACATGCTGGGAGGAAGCACTCACTCGGTGCAGGTAGGTATCCGAGTCCTCTGGCATGTCATAGTTGAAGACGATGTTGACTCTCTCAATGTCCATGCCTCTGCCAAACAGATTAGTAGCCACTAGGATGCGACGCTGGAAGTCCTTGAACTGCTGGTATCGGGACAGGCTAGAGTGGGAGACAAGCAGAGGTATTAAACCTGAGTCCTAGGTGTGAGTACCCGTGACCCCGAGTGGACATCAAGCACTCACCGCTCCTCCTGGGCCATGCCTCTGTGAATAGCGATAGCCGGAAAATTCTGTTCCACTAGGAGCTGGGCCAGGGCCATGCAGCGCTGCACAGACTTGACAAAGATCACCACCTGAAGAAGAATGGTAATGTTGTTTAGGCCAATGGATAATCACCCCCACAGGCCCGAATCGTGGGTGTAGTCAAGAAGCATCACCTGGTTAAACTCTAGCACGTCAAGGAGGTCGAAGAGTTTACGATTCTTCTCACTGTCCTTGAGTTTGACGTAATACTGCTGCAGCCCATGCAGTGTGAGCTTGGTCTCGTCGTCCACAAACACCTCCATAGGCTGTGTgggaagggaagcaggaaggggcgAGTAGGGCTCACTTCTGGACGTCTCATGTGcccggcaccgtccggggagcaGCTCCTCTGTATTGATGATTCCCAGAGGGCCTGTTGCACCCAACCTCAGTAAACAATTCTCTCCCAAAAGCCGGATGTAAGCTCTGCCTCTGGCTCAGGTGTGGACCACTCAGCTCCCAGTTTGACAAaccaggggaaggaaggaggccagCGAAGCCTCCTAGCATCCTCCAGGCCATGAGAGCAGTGTGCTTGTCGCAGAGTGGCCCAGCCCTCAGGGAAGGCCAAAGCTGCTGCGCTGAGGTGTTGGCCACggtgggcaggcaggcagccagcTGGGGCGTCACCCTACTCACATCCTGCATGAACTTCCTGCAGACTGGCCGGATCTCCTTGCTCAGGGTGGCGCTGAACATCATACATTGCTTCTCATGGGGTGTCAGACGAAAGATCTCCTGTACATCCCGGCGCATGTCTGGAGGGGACGCCAACAAATAGCAAGCCTGAATGTCTTGTTTGACTGAGCAGACCCACACCAGAGAGGAACCAGCCCTTCCCAACCTGGGCCAGACAACATTGGCACCATAGCCGCGGTGGAGTGGGCCCAAGGGTGTCCCCACTGCCTGAGGGGCTGGGCTCGGATGGGCGGGAGCGCAGGCATGGGAGGAGCTGCGGTCCACTTACTCGCTGCCAGCATGGAGCGGCCCTGCCAGTGCGCCTTGAGCCACGCTTCAGGAaagggagcctgaggcagagacaGCCACTGGCGTGAGAGCTGCAGCTTCTTCCCAGGACACATGCCCATCTCTCCCAGCCCCTAGTGGGTGGCAGAGGCCACTCTACTCCTCTAGATTCCCTGGATGTGCCTACATGTCCTAAAGGGATGGCAGCTCATGGGGCCTATGGTCCCAACCAACTTGGGTTCAGAAGCAGCACATACTCTGTTCCCTTAGGGTTCTCCTAGGAGCCTTGAGTTCTGGCCACCCATGTGACCCACTATGAGAGCCACTGCCTGCCCCATCAGGCCCCCTAGAAAATGGCTGTGACTCTGTGAGTGGGAAAGCAGCTGGTCAGGCCAGTAGGATGCTCACCCAGCTGTTCCAGCATCTTGTCACATTCATCTAGCACAAAGTGCTTCACATTCCTCAGGTTGAGGCTCCTGCTCCGCACGAGGGCCAGGATCCGGCCTGGTGTCCCCACCACAACATGGGGACAGTTCTTCTTTAACACATCTTCATCTTTCTTAATGGAGAGGCCTCCAAAGAACACAGATACCTATGGGGATAGAAAGAAAGCTGTTTCTACCCATCCTGAGGGAACCTGACACTCCAGCCCTACTCCCTCAGAACCCAGGGGAGACTGAAGAGCAGGTGCAAGGCTGAGGTATGTGGGACCAGCACAAGCCTGTGGGGGCTGGGCATAACTCATCAGGCTTATAAGGAACGTAAGTTACCACAAACCTCAAGATTGATGAATGCTGCTTGAGGCCAGTATGGCTCCAGAAGGCCACATGGTACCCAACACAGAACCTGAGGAGGCTTACCTTGACACTGGGCATGTACTTCGAGAAGCGCTCATACTCCTTGCTGATCTGGAAGGCCAGCTCCCTTGTGTGGCACATGACCAGTACTGATACCTGCAAAGTGGGCAACAAACACAGGTCTtctttcccagaatccacatcacCCTACCAAACCTACAGCAACCTATTACAATAGTTCCTTTCCCACAAGTCATTTGAAGCCCAAACATCTCCACTTCTCTTACCCTAACCTATTCTCCTCATGGCTACTGAGGCCTGTCTCCCCCAGTAGGCCAGGAACAGAAAATGGCAGCACTGACCCTAGATAAAAGGGTTACCTCAGGCTGCCATGTCTTCTTGACCACCCACAGCATAGCCCTTCCCTAAATCCTCATGCTCTTGTCAGACCCTGAAAAAACAAGCAGACACCCACCCAAGAACACAAACCAAAGCCTCACTCAGGCCACCCAAGAACTCTACCATAGAGCCACACTCCAGCCCACCACAACATGACTTATGaccgcccacccccaccccgggttCCCTATCCTGGAGTCCAGCATGAGACCCTACCATTTATCTATAATGGTGGTATTAGAACACCTGCAAGACCAGCCAACAACAACTGCAGCAGGCATAATTTCACTTCCCAGGCTAACTTCAAAAGCCcacaaagagaaaatggaaaccgTTTCATGAGACCCAAGGCTACACTGTCACATGGTAACTCTAACCCAGAAAAGAGCCCACATTTACCTGGCCATTGATGGGTTCAATCTGCTGCAGGGTGGCCAGCACAAACACAGCTGTCTTGCCCATCCCAGACTTGGCTTGGCACAGGACATCCATACCCAGAATGGCCTGGGGAATACATTCATGCTGGACTAAGGAAGAAAAAAGTATATGAGTTAAGAAACTGGCTGCTGCCTCTCTGCACACTCCTCAGCCAGAGAAGGTCAGAAGAGCCAGGCCCCAACCATTTGCTTGCACAGAGGCTGCTGATATAACTGACTCATGGGGAGGGCATACCCCCTATTTAAGGCACAGGAGAAGCACAGGATGGACAGGATTAACTCTGGGAAGAGGGCATAAAGGGGTGGCACCAGGGTAGCATACCCTCTGAAGGATGTTCAAAGCCACAGTCAACTATAGCTCTCAGGAGCTCCGGCTTCAGCAGAAAGTCCCGGAAGCCAGAACTGTGGATGGAGACATAAGATCCTTTGACATCTTTCTTCGGGGGAGCTGGAGTGCTCTCCTGGGGTACCTGGGGCTCTTCATCTTCATCATAATCCAAAAGCTCATTTTCCACATCCTGTTCTGCCATGTCACTGAGAACAGAAGAGATGGGGAAAGCAGAAATGCATCTGAGAAGCacgcagaaaaacacacttggtagaGAAGGCAGAAATGCATCTGAGAAGCacgcagaaaaacacacttggtagaGAAGGCAGGTAAGGTAAGGGGTTTGCAGGGTCAAGCCCTGGAAACAGGCAGCTCAATGGTGTACAGGACTTCCCACTTAAGCCTACTGTCCTTTGTCACCATTCTCTCAGCAGCAAAGCCCCATTCTGCCTCCCACCTCAAGCATCCTAAGGTCTACAGTGAAATACCAATTTCATATTACAaatggggatgtggctcagtgatagagcatttATCTACCAGGTTCTATCCCAACTCAAATAAGTGATCATATGATACCAGATTCTTCACTATAGTCTTCATGGCCCGGATCCTGCTCACTTCCCCACACTTCATCTGATCAGAACCTCCACTGGAAGGATGCCCTGTTCTCAAGTCTGCACACACAAGAACTTTTTAGATAGCCCCAATAGTCCTGGCTGGTCCAGAAATGGCAGTTACAGGTTGACATTACTTCTCCTGGCTAATGTGTCCTCCCTGGCACTGATAAGGTTTCTCAGACCACCCTCCCAAGGAGCTCCTGGAACCCACAGAATGGACCCGAAGTTGTATCTGCCTCGCTGCTGAGAAAGGAGTGGTGGTCAAGAAGCAAGCAGCAATTTCTTTACCATGCCCAGTCAGCCTCCCCTGCTATTTGTGGTCTACACAGGGGAATCATTAAGAGCTTTTAAGGAGAGGATTCCCACTGGGCCAGGCCAACAAGAAAGCCAGCCAGTTGAGATGCTAAGTGGAATTTGCAGGAGTCAGCCCTCGCTTTATTAATCTCTTACACACCAAGTACAAGGCATACACCAGCCAGGCTTGCCCCTT from Rattus norvegicus strain BN/NHsdMcwi chromosome 19, GRCr8, whole genome shotgun sequence encodes the following:
- the Adgre5 gene encoding adhesion G protein-coupled receptor E5 isoform X3, with translation MRGVSCHLLLVLCFVPNLSGVGTQKASGCARWCPPNSECESNRSCKCKPGFNSSSPDGLITNPAQSCEDINECIQTDNLCGPYAMCMNSEGSYYCVCNLGYKLLSGAESFTNKSENTCQASVDTGMIPVPSSIHTVPTARKLPEQPTTVHPRTQLGDSGERTPKDVNECTSGQNQCHQSTHCINKMGGYSCICRRGWKPAPGSPNGPVNTVCEDVDECSSGQHQCHSSAICKNIPGSYKCRCPPGWIAIPRDKPNNTVCQEPHFPTWTLLPTAHSQALLSFSVEVQNLLRDFNPATVNYTIQKLIEAVDKLLEMPMDIGTQTQQVATQLLSNLEQSLRTLAQFLPKGPFTYKSPSNTELALMVKEQDNKDVTTVHHSQAWMQLDWAVTAGAKSSENGYSVAGILSSPNIQKLLANTSLNLEQKRDTLEDLYGSPVQSVTLTFLSNINAIFLTNTDTEKLASDVTFKFNLTSVKSLKAREELMCAYWKSHDNGSGSWATDGCSMNDTGFCHCNHLTSFAVLMAQYHVQDPRLELITKVGLLLSLVCLLLCILTFLLVKPIQSSRTMVHLHLCICLFLGSVIFLVGVENEGGEVGLRCRLVAMLLHFCFLAAFCWMALEGVELYFLVVRVFQGQGLSTWHRCLVGYGVPLLIVAISAAARMDGYGHATYCWLDFRKQGFLWSFSGPVAFIIFCNAAIFVITVWKLTKKFSEINPNMKKLRKARVLTITAIAQLLVLGCTWGFGLFLFNPHSTWLSYIFTLLNCLQGLFLYVTLCLLNKKVREEYWKWACMVTGNKYTEFTSSTTGTGTSQTRVRGWPAVGLGGCAWLSSTSRASFLCRPSGPQNRGCEGKFHVGQQHIFKAAILPSVPATLPPLAPLQIKEGM
- the Adgre5 gene encoding adhesion G protein-coupled receptor E5 isoform X6, producing MRGVSCHLLLVLCFVPNLSGVGTQKASGCARWCPPNSECESNRSCKCKPGFNSSSPDGLITNPAQSCEDINECIQTDNLCGPYAMCMNSEGSYYCVCNLGYKLLSGAESFTNKSENTCQDVNECTSGQNQCHQSTHCINKMGGYSCICRRGWKPAPGSPNGPVNTVCEDVDECSSGQHQCHSSAICKNIPGSYKCRCPPGWIAIPRDKPNNTVCQEPHFPTWTLLPTAHSQALLSFSVEVQNLLRDFNPATVNYTIQKLIEAVDKLLEMPMDIGTQTQQVATQLLSNLEQSLRTLAQFLPKGPFTYKSPSNTELALMVKEQDNKDVTTVHHSQAWMQLDWAVTAGAKSSENGYSVAGILSSPNIQKLLANTSLNLEQKRDTLEDLYGSPVQSVTLTFLSNINAIFLTNTDTEKLASDVTFKFNLTSVKSLKAREELMCAYWKSHDNGSGSWATDGCSMNDTGFCHCNHLTSFAVLMAQYHVQDPRLELITKVGLLLSLVCLLLCILTFLLVKPIQSSRTMVHLHLCICLFLGSVIFLVGVENEGGEVGLRCRLVAMLLHFCFLAAFCWMALEGVELYFLVVRVFQGQGLSTWHRCLVGYGVPLLIVAISAAARMDGYGHATYCWLDFRKQGFLWSFSGPVAFIIFCNAAIFVITVWKLTKKFSEINPNMKKLRKARVLTITAIAQLLVLGCTWGFGLFLFNPHSTWLSYIFTLLNCLQGLFLYVTLCLLNKKVREEYWKWACMVTGNKYTEFTSSTTGTGTSQTRTLRPSESGM
- the Adgre5 gene encoding adhesion G protein-coupled receptor E5 isoform X1; this translates as MCFGPCPSSRGDRVSGPRAQSGVAFVPGAGARRALGLFPRHFPVTFQRGGQFRGGPCPRPLHKGPAQPPATALCQPRRCPFRATMRGVSCHLLLVLCFVPNLSGVGTQKASGCARWCPPNSECESNRSCKCKPGFNSSSPDGLITNPAQSCEDINECIQTDNLCGPYAMCMNSEGSYYCVCNLGYKLLSGAESFTNKSENTCQASVDTGMIPVPSSIHTVPTARKLPEQPTTVHPRTQLGDSGERTPKDVNECTSGQNQCHQSTHCINKMGGYSCICRRGWKPAPGSPNGPVNTVCEDVDECSSGQHQCHSSAICKNIPGSYKCRCPPGWIAIPRDKPNNTVCQEPHFPTWTLLPTAHSQALLSFSVEVQNLLRDFNPATVNYTIQKLIEAVDKLLEMPMDIGTQTQQVATQLLSNLEQSLRTLAQFLPKGPFTYKSPSNTELALMVKEQDNKDVTTVHHSQAWMQLDWAVTAGAKSSENGYSVAGILSSPNIQKLLANTSLNLEQKRDTLEDLYGSPVQSVTLTFLSNINAIFLTNTDTEKLASDVTFKFNLTSVKSLKAREELMCAYWKSHDNGSGSWATDGCSMNDTGFCHCNHLTSFAVLMAQYHVQDPRLELITKVGLLLSLVCLLLCILTFLLVKPIQSSRTMVHLHLCICLFLGSVIFLVGVENEGGEVGLRCRLVAMLLHFCFLAAFCWMALEGVELYFLVVRVFQGQGLSTWHRCLVGYGVPLLIVAISAAARMDGYGHATYCWLDFRKQGFLWSFSGPVAFIIFCNAAIFVITVWKLTKKFSEINPNMKKLRKARVLTITAIAQLLVLGCTWGFGLFLFNPHSTWLSYIFTLLNCLQGLFLYVTLCLLNKKVREEYWKWACMVTGNKYTEFTSSTTGTGTSQTRVRGWPAVGLGGCAWLSSTSRASFLCRPSGPQNRGCEGKFHVGQQHIFKAAILPSVPATLPPLAPLQIKEGM
- the Adgre5 gene encoding adhesion G protein-coupled receptor E5 isoform X2, with translation MCFGPCPSSRGDRVSGPRAQSGVAFVPGAGARRALGLFPRHFPVTFQRGGQFRGGPCPRPLHKGPAQPPATALCQPRRCPFRATMRGVSCHLLLVLCFVPNLSGVGTQKASGCARWCPPNSECESNRSCKCKPGFNSSSPDGLITNPAQSCEDINECIQTDNLCGPYAMCMNSEGSYYCVCNLGYKLLSGAESFTNKSENTCQASVDTGMIPVPSSIHTVPTARKLPEQPTTVHPRTQLGDSGERTPKDVNECTSGQNQCHQSTHCINKMGGYSCICRRGWKPAPGSPNGPVNTVCEDVDECSSGQHQCHSSAICKNIPGSYKCRCPPGWIAIPRDKPNNTVCQEPHFPTWTLLPTAHSQALLSFSVEVQNLLRDFNPATVNYTIQKLIEAVDKLLEMPMDIGTQTQQVATQLLSNLEQSLRTLAQFLPKGPFTYKSPSNTELALMVKEQDNKDVTTVHHSQAWMQLDWAVTAGAKSSENGYSVAGILSSPNIQKLLANTSLNLEQKRDTLEDLYGSPVQSVTLTFLSNINAIFLTNTDTEKLASDVTFKFNLTSVKSLKAREELMCAYWKSHDNGSGSWATDGCSMNDTGFCHCNHLTSFAVLMAQYHVQDPRLELITKVGLLLSLVCLLLCILTFLLVKPIQSSRTMVHLHLCICLFLGSVIFLVGVENEGGEVGLRCRLVAMLLHFCFLAAFCWMALEGVELYFLVVRVFQGQGLSTWHRCLVGYGVPLLIVAISAAARMDGYGHATYCWLDFRKQGFLWSFSGPVAFIIFCNAAIFVITVWKLTKKFSEINPNMKKLRKARVLTITAIAQLLVLGCTWGFGLFLFNPHSTWLSYIFTLLNCLQGLFLYVTLCLLNKKVREEYWKWACMVTGNKYTEFTSSTTGTGTSQTRTLRPSESGM